The following proteins come from a genomic window of Musa acuminata AAA Group cultivar baxijiao chromosome BXJ1-7, Cavendish_Baxijiao_AAA, whole genome shotgun sequence:
- the LOC103992851 gene encoding zinc finger CCCH domain-containing protein 54-like: MEGGETRYCDMDFFELAKIIFTRVQKLEPENVVKIMGCIFLKEPSGLEMLQLAFGPDTTLLSKVIDAKIMLGILSGKPIASYLTWGSHAFSSPTSLHVPLPYDHHPPPHNIDLVSRAYAESIADESSLYGQPPPADQLDATNHIGNYHYPDAPLGGGVALRSSRRSHSLSDLPIKACHYFNKGYCRHGMNCRYSHAQSAPDGYYPHVLTANMTDYPNDDVPFTPKSLENLEMEITELLRSRKGTPVSTASLPLLYFDKYGKNLQADGYLTESQRHGKSGLNLTKLLSHLKKSIRLIERPHGQHSVVLAEDAQRYMDCRNERSDSGSTVSSSHQIYLTFPAESTFSEDDVSNYFKQYGQVRDVRIPCQDKRMFGFVSFVHPETVNMILTKRNPHYICGARVLVKPYREKSRVIDRMYSEKMKPWTNYPSRYVGMDHDVHSVTREGDSSSLLRNNLIEKEMMMEHLSGLNLAPKRLTQQHYLTHGMEDMKVAEVPSDFFLDHFSYPFDAMNNGSTSDDKARQTSNPFSDQESSVELPESPFASPPVGSSISAVI, encoded by the exons ATGGAGGGAGGAG AGACTAGATACTGCGATATGGATTTCTTCGAACTGGCCAAGATCATCTTCACCAGGGTGCAAAAGCTGGAGCCTGAGAACGTTGTCAAGATCATGGGATGCATCTTCCTGAAGGAGCCGAGCGGGCTGGAGATGCTTCAGCTTGCATTCGGCCCCGACACCACGTTGCTCTCCAAAGTGATCGACGCCAAGATCATGCTTGGCATCTTGTCCGGCAAGCCGATTGCTTCTTACCTTACTTGGGGATCCCACGCCTTCTCCTCCCCCACGAGTCTTCATGTTCCGCTACCCTACGATCACCATCCTCCACCCCACAACATCGATCTCGTCTCGCGAGCGTACGCTGAATCCATTGCCGACGAGTCCTCACTCTACGGTCAACCTCCGCCGGCGGACCAACTCGATGCCACCAACCACATCGGTAACTACCACTACCCGGACGCCCCACTGGGTGGTGGCGTGGCTTTAAGGAGCAGCAGGAGATCACACAGCCTATCCGACTTGCCCATCAAGGCTTGCCATTACTTCAACAAGGGCTACTGCAGGCATGGAATGAACTGTAGATACTCGCATGCCCAGTCCGCTCCTGATGGCTACTATCCTCATGTACTCACCGCCAACATGACTGACTACCCGAACGACGACGTCCCATTCACGCCCAAGTCGCTCGAGAATCTGGAAATGGAGATCACTGAGCTCCTGAGATCGCGGAAAGGAACGCCTGTCTCGACTGCCTCCTTGCCCTTGCTGTACTTCGACAAGTACGGGAAGAACCTGCAGGCGGACGGGTACCTCACGGAGAGCCAGCGTCATGGGAAGTCTGGCTTGAACTTGACGAAGTTGTTGTCCCACTTGAAGAAGAGCATTCGGCTCATCGAGAG GCCACATGGACAACACTCGGTAGTACTAGCAGAGGATGCTCAGAGATACATGGACTGCAGGAACGAGAGAAGTGACTCAGGTTCTACGGTTTCAAGCTCTCATCAGATTTATCTTACATTCCCAGCAGAAAGCACCTTCTCCGAGGATGATGTTTCCAACTACTTCAA GCAATACGGTCAAGTGCGTGATGTTAGGATCCCTTGTCAAGACAAACGCATGTTTGGGTTCGTCAGCTTTGTCCATCCTGAGACTGTCAACATGATTCTTACGAAGAGAAATCCTCATTACATATGTGGAGCTCGTGTATTGGTCAAGCCATACAGGGAAAAATCTAGAGTCATCGACAG AATGTACTCGGAGAAGATGAAGCCATGGACTAATTACCCTTCACGTTATGTGGGGATGGATCATGATGTGCATTCTG TGACTCGAGAAGGTGATAGTTCAAGCTTGCTTAGAAATAATCTAATTGAGAAGGAAATGATGATGGAGCATCTCTCTGGATTGAACTTGGCACCCAAGAGATTGACACAGCAACATTACTTGACTCATGGCATGGAAGACATGAAAGTTGCAGAAG TTCCCAGTGACTTCTTCCTAGATCATTTCAGCTATCCATTTGATGCTATGAATAATGGATCCACAAGTGATGACAAAGCCAGGCAAACAAGCAACCCATTCAGTGACCAGGAAAG TAGCGTTGAACTCCCGGAGAGCCCTTTTGCATCTCCACCAGTAGGAAGCAGCATTTCTGCAGTCATATGA
- the LOC135586291 gene encoding uncharacterized protein LOC135586291, producing the protein MGPRPPSPPQPTPLLLFTSPCGGRKQTGACSFSADGDEAEAVEDDDGNESKEDEPSPFDVRSLPSDDLPDVNNHFSDRKLSMLYSAEPNKKPGQHQLLMKGWEKKSLKSAQSLILSNGSVKVDEEIISKKTHSKDHQYNLNRSSKMEHVDLENTSKVLSLSLEVPTII; encoded by the exons ATGGGCCCTCGCCCACCGTCTCCACCACAGCCCACGCCGTTGCTGTTGTTTACGTCTCCGTGCGGCGGGCGGAAGCAGACGGGAGCGTGCTCCTTCAGCGCAGACGGTGACGAGGCCGAGGCCGTAGAGGACGACGATGGAAACGAGAGCAAGGAAGACGAACCCTCGCCATTCGATGTGAGGTCTTTACCTTCG GATGATCTTCCAGATGTCAACAATCATTTCTCTGATAGAAAATTGTCGATGCTTTACTCAGCTGAACCAAATAAAAAGCCAG GACAACATCAACTACTAATGAAGGGGTGGgaaaagaaatcattaaaatcTGCACAAAGCTTGATACTTTCAAATGGTTCAGTGAAGGTTGATGAGGAAATCATCTCAAAGAAAACACACTCCAAAGATCATCAATACAACTTAAATCGATCTTCCAAAATGGAGCATGTTGATTTAGAGAACACTTCAAAG GTATTATCTTTGTCACTGGAGGTGCCTACGATCATCTAG